CTGTTCCAGGCGGTCGATCAGCAGACGTGCGGCCTGGCGGCCGATCTCGTCGGCGTCGTAGGAGACGAGGGTCAGCGGCAGCCCGAGGACGTCGGACAGGTCGAAGTCGTCGAAGCCGGCGACGGGCAGGGTGGTCCCGGCCTTGTACAGGGCCCGGATGGCGCCCTGACTGATGCGGTTGTTGGTGCAGAAGAGCGCGGTGGGGCCATCGACCCGCCCGAGCAGGTCCAGGGTGGCCCGCTCCGCGGCCGCGGAGTCGACCAGGCCCTGGCGGATCAGGGAGTGGTCCGGCTCGACGCCGACCTCCTCGTGCGCCGCCCAGAACCCGCGCAGGCGCTCGGCACCGGTGTAGAGCGCCGGCGGGTTGCCGAGGAAGGCGACGCGGGTGTGTCCGTCGGCCAGGAGGCAGGCGGTGGCCTCCCGCGCGCCGTGGAAGTCCTCGACCAGCACGCAGTCCGTGTCCAGACCGGCGGGCGGCCGGGCGGCGAAGACGACCGGGACGTGCCGCATGGCGCTCGCCAGGTGCTGCTGCCGGCTGCCCGCCGGTACGACGATCAGCCCTTCGACCTGGTGGTCGACGAGTCCGTCGATGAGTTCGGGTTCCCGGTCGGCCTCCTCGCCCGAGTTGCTGAGCAGCATGCGGAAGCCGTACTCCGTCGCCACCTCCTGGACGCCGAGCGCGAGGCGCGAGTAGAAGGGGTTGGCGAGGTTGGTGACGACGAGACCGATCATGCCGCTGCCGCCGAGGCGGAGACTGCGGGCGGTCTGATTGCGGCGGTAGCCGAGTCGGTCGACCGCCGCGAAGACCCGCTCGCGGGTCGCTTCCGA
The Streptomyces sp. NBC_01723 genome window above contains:
- a CDS encoding LacI family DNA-binding transcriptional regulator, with product MTARRGSGPTMHDVGKLAQVSAMTVSRVLKNDPGVSEATRERVFAAVDRLGYRRNQTARSLRLGGSGMIGLVVTNLANPFYSRLALGVQEVATEYGFRMLLSNSGEEADREPELIDGLVDHQVEGLIVVPAGSRQQHLASAMRHVPVVFAARPPAGLDTDCVLVEDFHGAREATACLLADGHTRVAFLGNPPALYTGAERLRGFWAAHEEVGVEPDHSLIRQGLVDSAAAERATLDLLGRVDGPTALFCTNNRISQGAIRALYKAGTTLPVAGFDDFDLSDVLGLPLTLVSYDADEIGRQAARLLIDRLEQDDAAPRASRRVTVPTHVVRHGAPSGNGPDRPSAGT